A single region of the Eremothecium gossypii ATCC 10895 chromosome V, complete sequence genome encodes:
- the RKM4 gene encoding ribosomal lysine N-methyltransferase (Syntenic homolog of Saccharomyces cerevisiae YDR257C (RKM4)), whose protein sequence is MVDEFAEATAQFVQWLPKVGIEVAPEVRVEDLRDAGQNRSVVASGAVQEGATLFTIPRSALLNVHTSALRECAAGLPAALEEKIGHWEGLVMCVYYERCVLQERSRWWPCLRLFPAVEEMDNLIYWNAEQRQLLTPSLVGSRIGDESAREMHARVLALAEEWGLSELKEMSWDAFVHIASVIMAYSFDCRLNSDEEDDEEDDDGALDGGTVAADGCIKSIVALAETLNSDTHLANANLTYDRDQLKMIAVKDIKAGEQVYNLYGSYSNAELLRRYGYVEWTGSKYDYGEIELSAIRETISKELAVPDFPFDAVLALLEDKDGWAGELFDYNDIVEESYDCYADGELAPDGAFLVQLLVALAQVPRAALGKGSTLSVRTRKISKKVMQLLESGRITRKAADVLESVIRDRMQAYPPHAAVFDGQKPTDLQAMDPAPRREAMARCVLQCEVKALQKCALAISSNYKIISDDLLMGKLLN, encoded by the coding sequence ATGGTAGACGAGTTTGCAGAGGCTACCGCGCAGTTTGTTCAGTGGCTGCCAAAGGTGGGGATTGAGGTTGCACCCGAGGTGAGGGTGGAAGATTTGCGTGATGCGGGCCAGAACCGCAGCGTGGTTGCCAGCGGCGCAGTACAAGAGGGAGCCACGCTCTTTACTATTCCCCGGAGTGCGCTGCTCAATGTACACACGAGCGCTCTTCGGGAGTGTGCGGCTGGGCTGCCCGCTGCGCTTGAGGAGAAGATCGGCCACTGGGAGGGACTGGTGATGTGCGTGTACTACGAGCGCTGCGTTTTGCAGGAGCGGTCGCGCTGGTGGCCCTGTCTCCGGCTCTTTCCGGCGGTGGAGGAGATGGACAACCTCATTTACTGGAATGCggagcagcggcagctgctgaCGCCGTCGCTGGTGGGTTCGCGGATCGGAGATGAGTCTGCGCGGGAGATGCACGCGCGTGTGCTGGCCCTGGCAGAAGAGTGGGGACTCTCAGAGCTTAAGGAGATGTCTTGGGATGCCTTTGTGCACATTGCGTCTGTGATCATGGCCTACTCGTTTGACTGCCGCCTCAACAGCGACGAGGAAGACGACGAGGAAGACGACGACGGTGCACTAGACGGCGGCACGGTCGCCGCTGACGGTTGCATCAAGAGCATTGtggcgctggcggagaCGCTAAACTCTGACACCCATCTGGCCAATGCCAACCTTACCTACGACCGCGACCAGCTGAAAATGATTGCCGTAAAGGACATCAAGGCAGGGGAACAGGTTTATAACCTCTACGGTAGCTACTCGAATGCCGAACTACTGCGTCGTTACGGCTACGTGGAATGGACGGGCTCCAAGTACGATTACGGCGAAATCGAGCTCTCTGCGATCCGTGAAACTATCTCAAAGGAGCTTGCCGTGCCAGACTTCCCGTTCGATGCTGTGCTAGCGCTGCTCGAAGATAAGGACGGCTGGGCCGGTGAATTGTTCGACTACAATGATATTGTAGAGGAGAGCTATGACTGCTACGCAGACGGAGAGCTCGCCCCAGACGGGGCGTTCCTCGTCCAGCTTTTGGTTGCCTTAGCGCAGGTTCCCCGCGCTGCGCTTGGGAAGGGTAGCACGCTCAGCGTCCGCACCCGGAAAATCTCCAAGAAAGTGATGCAGTTACTGGAAAGTGGCCGCATCACTAGGAAAGCCGCTGACGTCCTAGAGAGCGTCATCCGCGACAGAATGCAAGCGTACCCTCCCCACGCAGCCGTCTTTGACGGCCAGAAACCTACTGATCTACAGGCCATGGATCCTGCACCCCGCAGGGAGGCGATGGCACGCTGTGTGTTGCAGTGCGAGGTGAAAGCGCTGCAGAAATGCGCGCTAGCAATCAGCTCCAACTATAAGATTATATCGGACGATCTACTTATGGGCAAGTTACTCAACTGA
- the BUB3 gene encoding Bub3p (Syntenic homolog of Saccharomyces cerevisiae YOR026W (BUB3)) — protein sequence MVSGEPGNVASAMAYVELKDVSKDYLSGVCLVDEEGSQLIVSSWDGTASLYDWEKNKRMGRLSHEWPLTSVAVCAGTRRAYVGSAQGEVLELDWESERMVALQGVQCGLGISAMGSYGQFVVVGSWDGSLAVVDTRRNTVRHIRRLTGKILSLDCGAARVVCMTTDGVYVFRTSDIDAAPERRESGLKYQSRCVRLVPDEEGYVQSSVDGRVAVEYFGDEGRKFAFRCHRMNLKDTQLVFPVNALCFHPKTALLYTGGSDGRVFAWNLTTRKKAEELPKVEDSVVKLCCNRRALVIAASDDSFKTSAVVEDIALQRSRVYVKVF from the coding sequence CTTAGTTGATGAAGAAGGCAGCCAATTAATTGTGAGCAGCTGGGATGGGACGGCATCACTGTACGACTGGGAGAAGAATAAGCGGATGGGGAGGTTAAGCCATGAGTGGCCGCTGACCAGTGTTGCAGTGTGCGCGGGGACGCGCAGAGCGTACGTGGGGAGTGCACAGGGCGaggtgctggagctggacTGGGAATCCGAGCGGATGGTGGCCCTGCAGGGCGTGCAGTGCGGGCTCGGGATCTCCGCGATGGGCAGCTACGGGCAGTTTGTGGTGGTGGGCTCGTGGGACGGCAGTCTAGCGGTGGTGGACACGCGGCGCAACACGGTACGGCACATCCGGCGCCTGACGGGGAAGATCCTCTCTCTGGACTGCGGGGCCGCGCGCGTGGTGTGCATGACTACGGACGGCGTGTATGTGTTCCGCACCAGCGATATTGACGCGGCGCCGGAACGACGCGAGTCGGGGCTCAAATACCAGTCGCGGTGTGTGCGACTGGTGCCCGACGAGGAGGGCTACGTGCAGAGCTCGGTCGACGGACGCGTGGCAGTGGAGTATTTCGGGGACGAGGGCCGCAAGTTTGCATTCCGCTGCCACAGGATGAATCTGAAGGACACCCAGCTGGTATTCCCGGTTAACGCGCTATGCTTCCACCCGAAGACGGCGTTGCTGTACACCGGCGGCTCGGACGGGCGGGTATTTGCATGGAATCTGACGACACGCAAAAAGGCCGAAGAACTCCCCAAGGTCGAGGACAGCGTGGTGAAGCTGTGCTGCAACCGCCGTGCGCTGGTGATTGCTGCGAGCGACGACTCCTTCAAGACGTCCGCGGTGGTCGAGGACATTGCGCTGCAACGCAGTCGCGTGTACGTCAAGGTGTTCTAG